CTGGGCTCCGTGGTGGACGTTCGCCCCGGCTATGGCCGTAACTTTCTGATCCCGCAAGGCAAGGCGCTGCCGGCCACCAAGGGTAACCTGGCCGAAGTAGAAGCCCGTCGCGCGGAACTGGAAAAACAAGCTTCCGAGCAACTGGCGGCCGCTCAAGAGCGCGCTGACAAGCTGGCCGAAGCGTCCGTGACCATCGGCGCCAAATCCGGTGACGAAGGCAAGCTGTTCGGCTCCGTTGGTACCCGCGACATCGCCGACGCCATCACCGAGCAGACCGGTGTGGAAATGTCCAAGGCCGAAGTGAAGCTCCCGCACGGCGCGCTGCGTCAAACCGGCGAGTACGAAATCGACTTGGCGTTGCACGCCGATGTGACCGTGACCATCAAACTGGCGGTGGTACCGGCCGAGTAATCACGGCCGTTACCCTGCGCCGGTTTGCCCCCTTGGGGGCGCGGTGACACAATCAAGGCACTGTCCGATCATCGGGCGGTGCCTTTTTTGTGGCCGCCGTCCATGGCGGCCACCCTCCGGGCCGTCGCTGTTGCGACGTCAAAAATCGTTCCGGACGATTTTTTGTTATGATCGCCCTCTGATCTTTTTTGCGTGCCACCGAACGGACCCACCATGAACGAGTCTCTTGCGTTGGATGATCATCTTCCCGACAGCCTGCGTATCCCGCCCAATTCCGTGGAAGCGGAACAGGCGGTGCTGGGGGGGCTGTTGCTCAACAACGAAGCCTGGGACGACGTTGCCGAA
This sequence is a window from Alloalcanivorax dieselolei B5. Protein-coding genes within it:
- the rplI gene encoding 50S ribosomal protein L9, with amino-acid sequence MQVILLETIKNLGDLGSVVDVRPGYGRNFLIPQGKALPATKGNLAEVEARRAELEKQASEQLAAAQERADKLAEASVTIGAKSGDEGKLFGSVGTRDIADAITEQTGVEMSKAEVKLPHGALRQTGEYEIDLALHADVTVTIKLAVVPAE